ttaaaagctattcacaattattttcactttacttaatacacaaataataaaaaaaatcagtctGCTCAAAACATATCACCTAAGGATTCTTCCATAAATTTCTTATAAATAGCCATAAATTTAGCAACAAAAGCTTCAAGGTGGAATATTGGCTTATTCCCTAATCGCATCCTGTGCTCATATCGTGCTGCATAGCTCGCTACTTGACATTTTAAAGTCATATCACAATTTCTTACTAATTCTTTAAGTAATCCTGAAAATATAGTCTCTGTTGGTATTCCATGTATTATTAGTTCATAAAGTTTCTGACGTACTTCACATAGTTTTTTTGGGGACTGTTCTGATAAAATCATTGATGCAGTTTCTCTTATGAATGTTTGCCAATCCGGTTCTGGCACTTTTTGATCGGGTGTAAAGGGATATTGTTGGACCTTACAAGCCTCACACATGAGTAATGCTCGGCGTAAATTACGATCAGCAGATTTGGCTATACGTAGTGCTAAATCATTAGGTAAGCTTAGACATTCCTTTTTACAAACAAGTTGAAGCACTGTTGCAATTTCAGATTCAGTGGGTGCAGGTACTGATATCGTCAAACAACGTGATCTTATCGCTGGAATGACTCTAGAAATAGAATTAGCAATAAGTATGAGACGACAAGTTGCCACATATTTCTCCATGGTTCTACGTAATGCGTGTTGTGCGTCCTTGGTTAAATCATCTACTTCATTTAAAATGACAACCTTGAATTCACGTTGTCCGTTTGAATCTATCTGATGAGTTTGAGCAACGTTTTTTACTAAATCCATAATAACAACGCGATCATGAATTCCGACGTCGGTTGGGTTAACTTCAATGTGATAGTTACTGCTAACTGTCATAATTTCGATTTTCTTGTTTGAGGGTGTTGTAAAATTCATTGTTTCTTGCCTTAAGCGCTCCACACCTGATCCATAAAGCTCTCTCAATAAGCACATAACTCGTGTTTTCTTACC
This is a stretch of genomic DNA from Bombyx mori chromosome 23, ASM3026992v2. It encodes these proteins:
- the LOC101735712 gene encoding replication factor C subunit 3 gives rise to the protein MSLWVDKHRPKDLMKLDYHKEQAVRLKNLVQQSDFPHLLIYGPSGAGKKTRVMCLLRELYGSGVERLRQETMNFTTPSNKKIEIMTVSSNYHIEVNPTDVGIHDRVVIMDLVKNVAQTHQIDSNGQREFKVVILNEVDDLTKDAQHALRRTMEKYVATCRLILIANSISRVIPAIRSRCLTISVPAPTESEIATVLQLVCKKECLSLPNDLALRIAKSADRNLRRALLMCEACKVQQYPFTPDQKVPEPDWQTFIRETASMILSEQSPKKLCEVRQKLYELIIHGIPTETIFSGLLKELVRNCDMTLKCQVASYAARYEHRMRLGNKPIFHLEAFVAKFMAIYKKFMEESLGDMF